A genome region from Myroides fluvii includes the following:
- a CDS encoding helix-turn-helix transcriptional regulator: MSYRIDIVDFLDLVNYPSLQEPTTSLKKEKDNALLPEKISIKQEIVNEHLRVVSMQYTTKQTITLDCLERDPFLELHFNLSPHAIGYNNSFSPLKEVPTMTGNMIYLASTSEKSEISFQEGVNYETFDIHLPLSMISKHAGENRQLDHFLNQITSAQSAGLSDNFIQLNPLLYQAIQSIKQCSFEGLTRKIYLESKINEILAYCFEEPITAQTVKLTTRDMDCIRFAAHLIQAHISHPLTIEEIAKKVGINQTKLKLGFKQVFGTTVFGYLQELRMNQAQKYVMDTRDTIEEISLKCGYLNTSNFSNAFKKHFGHAPSTLRQKKELSY, encoded by the coding sequence ATGAGCTATAGAATAGATATTGTTGACTTTCTAGACCTGGTGAATTACCCATCACTCCAGGAGCCTACAACTAGCTTAAAAAAAGAGAAGGACAACGCATTACTTCCCGAGAAAATAAGCATTAAGCAAGAAATTGTCAACGAACATCTTCGCGTTGTTTCTATGCAATACACAACCAAACAGACAATAACCTTAGACTGCTTAGAACGTGATCCCTTTCTCGAACTTCACTTCAATTTATCTCCTCACGCCATTGGGTATAATAATTCATTTTCGCCTTTAAAGGAAGTTCCCACTATGACAGGCAATATGATTTACTTAGCATCCACAAGTGAAAAATCAGAAATATCTTTTCAAGAAGGAGTAAATTATGAAACCTTCGATATTCATTTACCGTTGAGTATGATTAGCAAACATGCGGGTGAAAATCGTCAATTGGATCATTTTCTCAATCAAATCACCTCAGCTCAAAGTGCGGGATTATCCGATAATTTTATTCAGCTGAATCCGCTTTTGTACCAAGCCATTCAAAGCATAAAACAGTGTTCTTTTGAAGGGTTGACACGTAAAATCTATTTAGAATCGAAAATCAACGAAATACTAGCGTATTGTTTTGAAGAGCCAATCACCGCTCAAACAGTTAAATTAACGACGAGAGACATGGATTGCATTCGCTTTGCAGCCCACTTAATTCAAGCACACATCAGTCATCCGCTTACGATAGAGGAAATTGCAAAAAAAGTGGGCATCAACCAGACCAAGCTCAAATTAGGGTTTAAACAAGTTTTTGGCACTACCGTTTTTGGATACTTACAAGAATTGCGCATGAATCAAGCCCAAAAGTATGTCATGGATACAAGGGATACCATCGAAGAAATTAGCCTAAAATGTGGATACCTCAATACCTCCAATTTCAGTAATGCATTCAAAAAACACTTTGGTCATGCACCAAGCACACTGCGTCAAAAAAAGGAATTAAGCTATTAA
- a CDS encoding AsmA family protein, which yields MINYFLNQYLPTIIAEKNDSPYDLTYQSVHYSIAERKLSIKEIDIQPKATTTTDSLSYLKGKLQQIDIQQVALWNLFKKHHLEAQGIVIVQPDIQVYQHQTVQDTTPKAPLEFIKAIDIKNIVVKQAHVLIHDVDRNLRLHEVHNFNAQIKGIHFGVETQDKPLPFTYMDYVISCDSVRSLVSDAQQLDIDGILINPNQISTALLSLKPLIGTREKADLPHRLVSITAPSLVLRGTDWGYKDQSDFYLHIDQIQTPSVDVQVEANERSTRKKEVKTAVNPKLLPFDLTIGAIDMDSIHINSLNQWLVKKGSLHLKGVANKAKEELRIRSIQFKQPDIHQHQTHQKTKVNPQKKQKVQVFFDELVQIDTLSIQKGSFTSTKGKEHKIALQAKEIQASIEKIHLDAGTMENKIPVQYKEISFSSEAIQWDAGRFYNIKISKIQGKNTTLTCHNFELIPKYNRKTMVQMFTYADDIFTLKTKAITLSNYSWGFDAQDVLFFKADRVKLDQINANIFRDKTPPFNMSIKPLFSKKLREIPFTLALKQVDIVNSTLEYEEYDQKAIAPGKLTFGNFNASIQNIYSGFRQTKLPTTTLAIQASFMNAAPLQVNWSFNLLNRQDDFQISGTIKNFPATAMQPFLQPYVKASTEGNLDLIKFNFTGNNKVATGTFGMNYNDLKVTLYRKNGEKKKKLLSKVGNWFIHKNSAGAFKEVEIKKVNRIEEKSFFNYLWLCILQGLKQTIL from the coding sequence ATGATTAACTATTTCCTAAATCAATATTTACCGACAATCATCGCAGAAAAAAACGATTCACCCTATGATTTAACCTATCAATCCGTTCATTACTCCATTGCCGAACGCAAATTATCCATTAAAGAGATAGATATTCAACCGAAAGCGACTACAACCACCGATTCCCTATCTTACCTCAAAGGAAAGTTACAGCAAATCGATATTCAACAAGTTGCTCTTTGGAATTTATTCAAAAAGCATCACCTGGAGGCTCAAGGAATTGTAATTGTTCAACCTGATATCCAAGTATATCAACATCAAACAGTGCAAGATACTACACCAAAAGCGCCACTTGAATTCATCAAAGCGATTGATATCAAGAATATTGTTGTGAAACAAGCTCATGTTCTGATACACGATGTGGATCGCAACCTGCGCTTACACGAAGTACACAACTTTAACGCCCAAATTAAAGGGATTCACTTTGGCGTGGAAACCCAAGATAAACCCCTTCCGTTCACCTACATGGACTATGTTATTTCCTGTGACTCTGTTCGCAGTTTAGTTTCAGATGCTCAGCAATTAGATATAGACGGCATTCTAATCAATCCCAATCAAATTAGCACTGCGCTTCTTTCCTTAAAACCGCTAATAGGGACGAGAGAGAAAGCAGATTTACCTCATCGACTTGTTTCCATAACTGCTCCTTCGCTAGTATTAAGAGGTACCGATTGGGGATATAAAGATCAATCCGATTTTTATCTCCATATCGATCAAATACAAACCCCTTCTGTGGATGTTCAAGTAGAGGCAAATGAGCGATCAACTCGTAAAAAAGAGGTCAAAACAGCGGTTAATCCTAAACTTTTACCTTTTGATTTAACCATTGGTGCTATTGATATGGATAGCATTCACATCAATTCGCTCAATCAATGGCTTGTCAAAAAAGGAAGCTTACACCTCAAAGGCGTGGCAAACAAAGCCAAAGAAGAGCTGCGTATTAGATCCATTCAATTCAAACAACCGGATATTCACCAGCATCAGACACATCAAAAAACAAAGGTAAATCCACAAAAGAAACAAAAAGTACAAGTGTTTTTTGACGAGTTAGTGCAAATTGATACCCTCTCTATTCAAAAGGGAAGCTTTACCTCAACGAAAGGAAAAGAGCACAAAATTGCCTTACAAGCAAAAGAGATTCAAGCCTCTATCGAAAAAATTCACTTAGATGCAGGGACTATGGAAAACAAAATTCCCGTGCAATACAAAGAAATCTCCTTTTCGTCAGAGGCGATACAATGGGATGCTGGTCGTTTTTACAACATCAAAATATCTAAAATACAGGGAAAAAACACCACATTAACTTGTCATAATTTTGAGCTAATTCCCAAATACAATCGCAAGACCATGGTGCAGATGTTTACCTATGCGGATGATATTTTTACCCTTAAAACCAAAGCGATTACGCTTTCCAATTACTCGTGGGGATTTGACGCTCAAGATGTTTTATTTTTTAAAGCCGATCGCGTCAAACTCGATCAAATTAACGCCAATATTTTTCGAGATAAAACACCGCCATTCAACATGAGCATCAAGCCGTTGTTCAGTAAAAAACTACGCGAGATTCCCTTTACCTTGGCCTTAAAACAAGTAGATATTGTCAACTCTACCTTGGAATATGAAGAATACGACCAAAAAGCAATCGCACCTGGAAAGTTAACCTTTGGCAATTTCAATGCGTCCATTCAAAATATATACAGTGGATTTAGGCAAACTAAATTACCGACAACAACCTTGGCTATTCAGGCGAGTTTTATGAATGCAGCCCCTTTACAAGTAAACTGGTCCTTTAACCTATTAAATCGTCAAGACGATTTTCAAATTAGTGGAACCATTAAAAACTTTCCGGCTACTGCCATGCAACCCTTTTTGCAACCCTATGTCAAAGCGTCTACGGAGGGGAATTTGGATTTGATCAAATTCAATTTCACCGGAAACAACAAAGTCGCAACGGGTACTTTTGGTATGAATTACAACGATTTAAAAGTCACCTTGTATCGTAAAAATGGAGAAAAAAAGAAAAAACTACTCTCTAAAGTAGGCAATTGGTTCATTCACAAAAACTCGGCTGGAGCATTTAAAGAAGTTGAGATAAAAAAAGTGAATCGCATAGAAGAAAAGTCTTTTTTCAATTACCTTTGGTTATGTATTTTACAAGGTCTAAAACAAACTATATTATAA
- a CDS encoding SDR family NAD(P)-dependent oxidoreductase: MRTVFITGASSGIGQATARALAPNHRLILCGRRRERLEALALELNALTATHILTFDVRNREEVFQAVDSLPTEWKNIDILINNAGNAHGLSSFQEADIEDLEAMIDINVKGLIYVTKAVLPLLLQHNRGGHIVNLSSIAGKETYANGSVYCASKSAVESISAGLRIDLNSKGIKVTNVAPGAVETEFSMVRFKGDQTKANQVYNGYDPLSPEDIAHAIAYAINQPDHVQLADMTIFPKAQASGTTFYRKPQ, translated from the coding sequence ATGAGAACCGTATTTATCACAGGAGCATCTTCAGGAATTGGACAAGCTACAGCCAGAGCTTTAGCACCCAATCATCGTTTAATCCTTTGTGGAAGAAGAAGAGAGCGATTAGAAGCCTTAGCCCTAGAATTAAATGCCCTTACAGCAACGCATATACTCACTTTTGACGTGCGCAACAGAGAAGAAGTATTTCAGGCTGTTGACTCCCTACCTACGGAATGGAAAAACATAGACATCTTAATCAACAATGCGGGAAATGCACATGGTTTATCTTCCTTCCAAGAAGCAGACATTGAAGATCTAGAAGCAATGATTGACATCAATGTCAAAGGCTTAATTTACGTGACGAAAGCTGTTTTACCCTTGTTATTACAACACAACCGAGGAGGGCATATTGTCAACTTGTCTTCCATTGCAGGAAAAGAAACCTACGCCAACGGATCGGTTTATTGTGCATCAAAATCAGCTGTAGAATCTATTTCAGCAGGGTTGCGCATCGATTTAAATAGCAAGGGAATCAAAGTTACCAACGTAGCTCCTGGCGCTGTTGAAACGGAATTTTCAATGGTGCGCTTTAAAGGAGATCAAACCAAAGCAAACCAAGTGTACAATGGATATGATCCACTTAGCCCCGAAGATATTGCCCATGCTATTGCCTACGCCATCAATCAACCGGATCACGTGCAATTGGCCGATATGACCATTTTTCCCAAAGCACAAGCTAGCGGAACAACTTTTTACAGAAAACCTCAATAG
- a CDS encoding WG repeat-containing protein: MKHLIAISLFLGLHCTFSSSLYAHETKNAWEDKLLPLLQATSDTVFIDLKNDPDFKFANHLRWFQDPDLSLFGIKTQSGDLFIEPLFHQIESFVDNVSIVTFEGYQGAINDKGIVVIPYIYEELQTSSEDRIAFYEGGLWGFFSTTGDKIIPASYEFVGNFSEGLALASKDNLFGYINKQGKVMIPFQYEYASNFENGQAQVEVKFRAFTINKKGMKISN; this comes from the coding sequence ATGAAACACCTAATTGCAATTAGTCTTTTTTTAGGGCTTCATTGCACCTTTAGTTCATCGCTTTATGCCCATGAAACTAAAAACGCTTGGGAAGACAAGCTACTTCCTTTACTTCAAGCAACCTCAGATACCGTTTTTATTGATCTAAAAAACGATCCTGATTTTAAATTTGCCAATCATTTACGTTGGTTTCAAGACCCAGATCTATCGCTGTTTGGAATTAAAACACAATCGGGTGACTTGTTTATCGAACCTTTATTTCACCAAATTGAATCGTTTGTTGATAATGTCTCCATCGTAACGTTCGAAGGCTATCAAGGCGCAATTAATGATAAGGGAATAGTCGTTATTCCCTACATATACGAAGAATTGCAAACCAGTAGTGAAGACCGCATTGCTTTCTATGAAGGAGGTTTATGGGGATTCTTCTCTACCACAGGTGATAAAATTATTCCCGCATCTTATGAATTTGTAGGTAATTTTTCAGAAGGCCTCGCCCTAGCCTCAAAGGATAATTTATTTGGCTATATCAATAAACAAGGAAAAGTAATGATCCCCTTTCAATATGAATACGCCAGTAATTTTGAAAATGGACAAGCACAAGTAGAAGTCAAATTTCGCGCTTTTACCATCAATAAAAAAGGAATGAAGATATCGAATTAG
- a CDS encoding TonB-dependent receptor plug domain-containing protein codes for MKPQFYVALTVCSFFAVAGNAQEKNTTTVADNMEEIVIYNQRLQLPSTLKNRNITIVGQDQIKQLPVSSVNELLSFVAGVDLRQRGPNGTQADLSIDGGSFEQNILLLNGQKISDPQTGHNSLNIPIPLEAVERIEIVRGPSARLYGINSLTGVVNIVTKNPKKDGVFAAAYGGTSFKKDKEDDHNETYNNRGIQVGGTLVREKDNHMLFASHDSGNGYRYNTAYHNNKVFYQGNINPNEHNTLMILAGHANSSFGANGFYAAPGDKESKEIVSTTMLNLSSRHYVSDRFTLMPSVAYRYNFDDYRYYRHRLDVARSRHYTHAITSNVNGEYAADYGKFTFGGEMRYEEINSTNIGDHSKSNYGFFAAFQRDWFEKLDVNIGAYVNYNTKYGWEFFPGIDASYNFNPHWQATFNAGTASRIPSFTDLYLNQRPGNIGNPDLAPEKAYQVEVGGKYRKNRLQAEAFVFYRDIDDFVDWIRVDINQPYQPYNASKNKTKGLNTALRYQLGEGISLWNLGLSYTYLSPTIENKSAEAGVLSKYSLESLKHQVVGTVNYTYDKFSVTLANRFNERLTYKSYWITDIRLNYALDKVKFYLDAQNIFDTTYIEAGAVPMPGRWFTLGVKFDGL; via the coding sequence ATGAAACCTCAATTTTATGTAGCCTTAACGGTTTGTAGTTTTTTTGCTGTAGCAGGTAATGCACAAGAAAAAAACACAACCACAGTAGCGGACAATATGGAAGAAATTGTGATTTACAATCAGCGATTACAACTTCCAAGTACTTTGAAAAATAGAAATATTACTATAGTAGGTCAGGATCAGATTAAGCAATTACCCGTGAGCTCGGTCAACGAGTTGTTGAGTTTTGTTGCCGGAGTAGATTTGAGACAACGAGGCCCCAATGGAACACAGGCAGATTTGAGTATTGATGGTGGAAGTTTTGAGCAAAATATTCTGTTGTTGAATGGTCAAAAGATTTCTGATCCACAAACGGGACATAATTCGCTAAACATTCCTATTCCTTTAGAGGCTGTAGAGCGCATTGAAATTGTGCGAGGGCCTTCTGCGCGTTTATACGGGATCAACAGTTTAACAGGGGTTGTGAACATAGTGACGAAAAATCCAAAGAAGGATGGAGTCTTTGCGGCTGCGTACGGAGGTACGAGCTTTAAGAAAGACAAAGAGGACGATCACAACGAAACGTATAACAACCGCGGCATTCAAGTAGGTGGGACATTGGTGCGTGAAAAGGATAACCATATGTTGTTCGCCAGCCACGATTCCGGAAATGGATATCGCTATAATACCGCTTATCACAACAATAAGGTGTTTTATCAAGGGAATATTAATCCCAACGAGCACAATACCCTAATGATTTTGGCTGGACATGCGAATAGTTCATTTGGTGCGAACGGATTTTATGCTGCACCTGGAGATAAAGAGTCGAAGGAAATTGTCAGCACAACGATGTTGAACTTGAGTTCACGTCATTATGTATCGGATCGGTTTACTTTGATGCCTAGTGTGGCCTATCGCTATAATTTCGATGATTATCGCTACTATCGTCATCGTTTGGATGTGGCAAGAAGTAGACATTATACTCATGCAATTACATCCAATGTCAATGGAGAATACGCTGCTGATTACGGAAAATTTACCTTTGGTGGTGAAATGCGTTATGAGGAAATTAACTCCACCAACATTGGCGATCACAGCAAGAGCAACTATGGATTTTTTGCTGCCTTTCAACGCGATTGGTTTGAGAAATTAGACGTAAATATTGGGGCTTATGTCAATTATAATACAAAGTATGGTTGGGAGTTTTTCCCTGGAATTGATGCGAGTTATAATTTCAATCCGCATTGGCAGGCTACATTTAACGCGGGAACAGCAAGTAGAATTCCGTCATTTACGGATTTGTATTTGAATCAACGACCTGGTAATATCGGAAACCCCGATCTAGCACCAGAAAAAGCATATCAAGTTGAGGTAGGTGGAAAGTATAGAAAAAATCGCTTACAAGCCGAGGCCTTTGTATTCTATCGCGATATTGATGATTTTGTCGATTGGATTCGCGTAGATATCAATCAACCGTATCAACCGTATAACGCCTCAAAGAATAAGACAAAAGGCTTGAATACGGCATTGCGTTACCAATTAGGAGAAGGTATTTCGCTATGGAATTTAGGTCTTTCGTATACGTATTTGTCACCAACTATTGAAAATAAATCTGCAGAAGCAGGGGTGCTTTCTAAGTATTCCTTAGAAAGTTTGAAACACCAAGTGGTGGGAACGGTGAACTACACCTATGATAAATTTAGCGTGACCTTAGCCAATCGCTTCAATGAACGATTGACGTATAAGAGTTATTGGATTACGGATATTCGTCTGAACTATGCCTTAGATAAGGTGAAGTTCTATTTAGATGCTCAGAATATATTTGATACAACCTATATTGAGGCTGGGGCTGTCCCTATGCCAGGTAGATGGTTTACACTAGGAGTAAAATTTGATGGGCTATAA
- a CDS encoding L,D-transpeptidase family protein has product MIKKILLPTALLACVLTSCGERSKQAMRVIYGENEVVEALNEVPNIQFDSLQTSALPEDVRLFYKNNDYHLGWFSAVNRQQLLTSVDDLKYDGIKISTKDRDKLTDFSASYEQLDEATKIEADFLFSTMYVNTLDNLYNGSIKAKRLYGDWEITPKPLNTSATLLLALNHENIALTYDSIRTKQPVYTQLRKKLFSYYTLEQDSLKPFKNGKINDTIPELVTIKKHLIFLNQLPDSIGTDAIYNQATAQSIKAFQTQKKLSVTGYTDTKTIEAMLRDEHALKEKIIVNLERWRWFPREFSSNYILVNIPAFSLVTVSNQDTIQQHKVVVGTAARKTPILSSTLTTVVLNPTWTVPPTIKKNDLVPKASSDLSYFSRLNFTIYNNQGKVVSPENWDASKGTSYRYVQKGGQGNTLGRVKFMFQNNHAVYLHDTPSQWGFARNDRNLSSGCVRVQNPFELTTYIFELASPNLTKEEVDKIVASQETKSVSVSKTPIDVHLLYWTVEVDRQGKFTYFKDIYKYDEELYKRLIK; this is encoded by the coding sequence ATGATTAAGAAAATATTACTGCCAACTGCATTGCTTGCTTGTGTACTCACCTCTTGTGGGGAGAGAAGTAAACAAGCCATGCGAGTTATCTATGGTGAAAATGAAGTTGTTGAAGCGTTGAATGAAGTGCCGAACATCCAATTTGACTCCTTACAAACTAGTGCACTTCCAGAAGATGTGCGTCTTTTTTACAAGAACAACGACTACCATTTAGGATGGTTTAGTGCCGTAAATAGACAACAACTTTTAACGAGTGTTGACGATCTTAAATACGACGGTATTAAGATTTCAACCAAAGACAGGGACAAGCTCACAGATTTTAGCGCAAGCTATGAGCAGTTGGACGAAGCCACAAAGATTGAGGCTGACTTCTTATTCTCCACGATGTATGTGAATACATTAGACAATTTGTACAACGGCAGCATCAAAGCCAAGCGCTTATATGGTGATTGGGAGATAACCCCAAAACCCTTAAACACAAGTGCAACCCTATTATTAGCTTTGAATCATGAAAATATTGCCCTCACGTATGACAGTATTCGAACAAAGCAACCGGTATACACCCAATTGAGAAAAAAACTTTTCTCCTATTATACTTTAGAGCAAGACAGTTTAAAGCCATTTAAAAATGGAAAAATAAACGACACGATTCCAGAGCTGGTAACCATTAAAAAACACTTGATATTCTTGAATCAGTTGCCCGACAGTATTGGCACAGATGCCATTTACAATCAGGCTACAGCCCAATCGATAAAAGCTTTTCAAACCCAAAAAAAACTAAGTGTTACTGGTTATACTGACACCAAAACGATTGAAGCGATGTTGCGCGATGAACATGCCTTAAAAGAAAAAATTATTGTCAATTTAGAGCGTTGGCGATGGTTTCCGAGGGAATTTTCATCCAACTATATCTTGGTCAATATTCCAGCCTTTAGTTTGGTTACCGTATCCAATCAGGATACGATTCAACAACACAAAGTTGTTGTGGGAACTGCTGCGCGTAAAACACCAATCTTAAGTTCTACGCTGACTACCGTTGTTTTGAATCCAACGTGGACCGTACCTCCAACAATTAAAAAAAATGATTTAGTACCCAAAGCATCTAGTGATCTTTCCTATTTTTCAAGATTGAATTTTACAATTTACAACAACCAAGGAAAAGTAGTATCTCCTGAAAATTGGGATGCTAGTAAAGGGACATCCTATCGCTATGTTCAAAAAGGGGGCCAAGGTAATACGCTGGGGCGTGTAAAATTCATGTTTCAAAATAACCATGCCGTATATTTACACGATACTCCAAGTCAATGGGGGTTCGCCCGCAATGATAGAAATTTGAGTTCAGGATGTGTACGTGTACAAAATCCTTTTGAGCTGACAACTTATATTTTTGAGCTTGCCTCACCAAATTTAACCAAAGAAGAAGTAGACAAAATTGTTGCCTCCCAAGAAACCAAAAGCGTATCCGTGAGTAAAACTCCGATTGATGTTCATTTATTATATTGGACTGTAGAAGTGGATCGTCAAGGGAAATTTACCTATTTTAAGGATATTTACAAATATGACGAAGAATTGTACAAACGTTTAATCAAATAA
- a CDS encoding MoaF-related domain-containing protein, translating into MKKISLCLLATPLLLLSCKQGDSTTKGAASNQTSETTQAQSIQDHGGLIGQKGILAYPDFKAEVTYLSENQLHWKTTNAKGVVSEGTETMSYKKIGDHLFFINWIEQDGLTVSQVIDTQKGSVDAFLSYADDGSSQGKRSSNFIQGTFQFAE; encoded by the coding sequence ATGAAAAAAATCAGTTTATGTTTACTTGCAACTCCTTTGTTGCTCTTGTCTTGTAAACAAGGAGATTCAACGACCAAAGGAGCAGCATCCAATCAAACAAGTGAGACTACTCAGGCGCAATCAATACAAGATCATGGTGGTCTAATTGGGCAAAAGGGAATATTAGCTTACCCTGATTTTAAAGCAGAGGTAACGTATTTGTCAGAAAATCAATTGCATTGGAAAACAACGAATGCCAAGGGAGTGGTTTCAGAAGGAACGGAAACAATGAGTTATAAGAAAATAGGGGATCACCTGTTTTTTATTAACTGGATTGAACAAGATGGTCTAACCGTTAGTCAGGTTATTGATACCCAAAAAGGAAGTGTGGATGCTTTCTTAAGCTATGCCGATGATGGCAGTAGTCAAGGAAAAAGAAGTTCAAATTTTATACAAGGAACTTTTCAATTTGCGGAATAA
- a CDS encoding murein L,D-transpeptidase catalytic domain family protein — MNYKQWIVASAALVLVGAGVAKNSIAFDMSSIQLDVARTEKIEKIEKVELSAEERFELKANTLFQTLELKAFNAPSEKVFTMALKGYLKMQEEGLIKNSKLTIVDFSVSSTQKRLWVIDMDKNTVLLESVVAHGKRTGDEFATAFSNRINSHMSSLGFYKTGETYQGSNGFSMRLDGLEKGINDNARTRAIVVHGADYASPTLALKQGRLGRSYGCPAVPNEVNKELIDLIKDESCLFIYSTQQDYLKQSKYLI; from the coding sequence ATGAATTATAAGCAGTGGATAGTGGCGTCAGCCGCTTTGGTATTAGTAGGTGCAGGTGTTGCCAAGAATTCAATAGCATTTGATATGTCGTCCATTCAATTGGATGTTGCCAGAACAGAAAAAATAGAGAAGATAGAAAAAGTAGAATTAAGTGCAGAAGAGCGATTTGAGTTAAAAGCGAATACACTTTTTCAAACGTTAGAACTAAAGGCATTTAACGCTCCTTCAGAAAAAGTATTTACCATGGCGTTGAAAGGCTATTTAAAAATGCAAGAGGAAGGATTGATTAAAAACAGTAAATTGACGATTGTCGATTTTAGCGTTTCTTCTACACAAAAGCGCTTATGGGTGATTGATATGGACAAAAATACCGTGTTATTAGAGTCTGTGGTCGCACATGGTAAGCGAACAGGGGATGAGTTTGCTACGGCATTTTCTAATCGAATTAACTCCCATATGAGTAGTTTAGGATTCTATAAAACGGGCGAAACGTATCAAGGGAGTAATGGCTTTTCGATGCGTTTAGATGGATTGGAAAAGGGGATTAACGACAATGCGCGTACACGTGCGATTGTGGTACATGGAGCGGATTATGCTTCTCCAACTTTAGCTTTGAAACAAGGTCGTCTGGGAAGAAGCTACGGTTGCCCAGCTGTTCCAAATGAAGTGAATAAAGAATTAATTGACTTGATCAAAGATGAATCTTGCTTGTTTATTTATTCTACACAACAAGATTATTTAAAACAATCAAAATATTTAATCTAA